Proteins encoded in a region of the Chryseobacterium piperi genome:
- a CDS encoding carbamoyl phosphate synthase small subunit: MKKKLILESGEVFYGEGFGTELETAGEVVFNTGMTGYQELISDPSYCGQIVCMTYPLIGNYGINRDDYESIEPAIKGLIVKEICDLPSNFRTQITLDELFKKKNLSGISGIDTRRLTRILRNSGVVKGKIVNADADENTTVEELKSTTFPTNQVETVSTKTPYANPGRGFKVVLVDFGSKLGIIRELSQRNCDIIVVSHDTTAEEILLMDPDGIMLSNGPGDPEDNPKALEMIRGLLGKVPIFGICLGHQLIGLACGAKTFKLKFGHRGGNHPVLDLEKNKVSITSQNHGYAVDQESLKGTDLIETHIALNDRTNEGLKHKIHPCFSVQYHPEASPGPEDANYLFDDFVELMEDFKSQEPRIKNQE, from the coding sequence ATGAAAAAGAAATTAATATTAGAATCCGGAGAGGTTTTTTACGGAGAAGGTTTCGGAACAGAATTGGAAACAGCAGGAGAAGTGGTTTTCAATACCGGAATGACGGGATATCAAGAATTGATTTCCGACCCATCTTATTGTGGTCAGATTGTATGTATGACTTATCCGTTGATCGGGAATTATGGGATCAACCGTGATGATTATGAAAGTATTGAGCCCGCTATTAAAGGTCTTATTGTAAAGGAGATTTGTGACTTACCCTCTAATTTCCGTACACAGATTACTTTGGATGAATTATTTAAAAAGAAAAATCTTTCAGGAATTTCAGGAATTGATACAAGAAGACTGACAAGGATTCTTCGTAATTCCGGAGTAGTGAAAGGGAAAATCGTGAATGCAGATGCCGACGAAAACACAACGGTAGAAGAATTAAAATCAACAACGTTCCCAACCAACCAGGTAGAAACAGTATCTACGAAAACACCGTATGCAAATCCGGGAAGAGGTTTCAAAGTGGTGTTGGTAGATTTTGGTTCTAAACTAGGAATTATCAGGGAGTTATCTCAGAGAAATTGTGATATCATCGTTGTTTCTCATGATACTACTGCTGAAGAGATCTTGCTAATGGATCCGGATGGAATCATGTTGTCAAACGGTCCTGGGGATCCGGAAGATAACCCTAAAGCTTTAGAAATGATCAGAGGATTATTAGGAAAAGTTCCCATTTTTGGAATTTGTTTAGGACACCAGTTAATAGGATTAGCTTGTGGAGCAAAAACATTCAAACTGAAATTTGGTCACAGAGGAGGAAATCACCCGGTTTTAGACCTGGAGAAAAACAAAGTTTCCATTACTTCTCAGAATCATGGTTATGCGGTAGATCAGGAAAGTCTTAAAGGAACTGACCTTATCGAAACTCACATTGCACTTAACGACAGAACGAATGAAGGATTAAAACACAAAATCCACCCTTGCTTCTCAGTTCAGTATCACCCGGAAGCAAGCCCGGGCCCTGAGGATGCTAACTACTTGTTTGATGATTTCGTTGAATTAATGGAGGATTTTAAGAGCCAAGAGCCAAGAATCAAGAACCAAGAATAA
- a CDS encoding M20 family metallo-hydrolase: MQALKSVYSQEELFNNAVGLLKNLIEIPSFSKDEYNTSVEIENFFQKKGITPTRFKNNIWAVNKHFDEWKPSVLLNTHHDTVKPNKGYTLDPFVAIEKEGKLYGLGSNDAGASLVSMAQTFLHFYERKDLKYNLIIALTAEEEISGFDGIEALFPQLPNIELAIVGEPTQMNLAIAEKGLLVIDGEMKGTPSHAAHPNEDNAILKCMQDLQHITQFKFPKISDYLGEVKITLSGIHAGVQHNVVPEACHFTLDVRVTDAYSNQEAFEIIQSQMKSNLTARSFRLNSSKIELDHPFVQAGLAIGRTTYGSPTSSDQAIIPCTSVKIGPGDSRRSHTADEFIELNEIRQGIEIYIRILEQVL, encoded by the coding sequence ATGCAGGCACTCAAATCTGTTTATAGTCAAGAAGAATTGTTCAATAATGCGGTTGGATTGTTGAAAAACCTGATTGAAATTCCTTCATTCAGTAAAGACGAATACAATACTTCTGTAGAGATTGAGAATTTTTTTCAGAAGAAGGGAATTACTCCTACGCGCTTTAAAAATAATATATGGGCAGTCAATAAGCATTTTGATGAATGGAAACCTTCTGTATTGTTAAATACTCATCATGATACGGTAAAGCCTAATAAAGGATATACTTTAGATCCGTTTGTAGCTATAGAAAAGGAAGGAAAGCTTTATGGATTGGGGAGTAATGATGCGGGTGCTTCTCTGGTTTCCATGGCACAGACCTTTTTACATTTTTATGAAAGAAAAGATTTAAAATATAATTTAATTATTGCTTTGACCGCCGAGGAGGAAATCTCAGGATTTGATGGAATTGAGGCTCTATTTCCACAGCTGCCAAATATAGAGTTGGCTATTGTGGGCGAACCGACGCAAATGAATCTTGCTATTGCTGAAAAAGGACTTTTGGTAATCGATGGAGAAATGAAAGGAACTCCTTCTCATGCTGCTCATCCTAATGAAGATAATGCTATTTTAAAGTGTATGCAGGATCTGCAGCATATTACCCAATTTAAATTTCCAAAAATATCAGACTATCTGGGAGAGGTTAAAATTACATTATCAGGCATTCATGCAGGGGTTCAGCATAACGTAGTTCCTGAAGCGTGTCATTTTACTTTGGATGTAAGAGTTACAGATGCATACAGCAATCAGGAAGCTTTTGAAATCATTCAATCACAAATGAAATCAAATCTTACAGCAAGATCTTTCAGGCTGAATTCTTCAAAAATAGAATTAGATCATCCCTTTGTACAAGCTGGGCTGGCTATTGGAAGGACCACGTATGGATCTCCAACTTCTTCGGACCAGGCTATTATTCCTTGTACATCCGTTAAAATAGGCCCCGGAGACAGCAGGCGCTCCCATACCGCAGATGAGTTTATAGAGCTCAATGAAATAAGGCAGGGAATTGAGATTTATATAAGGATTTTAGAACAGGTATTGTAG
- the argH gene encoding argininosuccinate lyase: MKKIWQKDDLATNILVNNFTVGKDLDFDERLAKYDVKGSMAHCKMLAEVGIISNEEAAQMTAVLSEVLQNIEDGNFEIDQEAEDIHSQIEAILIEKLGDTGKKIHTARSRNDQVLLDIKLYLLDEIREIASLTDEFFQLLITLAEQHKNVLLPGYTHLQIAMPSSFGLWFGAYAEALLDDVEMLFSVKNIINKNPLGSAAGYGSSFPIDRESTTYNLGFQTMNYNAVYAQMTRGKSEKLLAMAMATIAGTLGKFAYDVCLYLSQNFDFISFPKEFTTGSSIMPHKKNPDIFELVRARCNRIQSLPNELILLTNNLPSGYHRDVQLTKEILFPAIDSLKECLEILNYTLPNIKVREGILEDEKYKYLFSVEKINEEVKNGSSFRDAYVKVGQEIENNAFDFEIENLNHTHQGSIGNLCLDKVSYQFNKLKNKILG; encoded by the coding sequence ATGAAAAAGATATGGCAGAAAGATGATCTTGCCACTAATATATTAGTCAATAATTTTACAGTAGGAAAAGACCTGGACTTTGATGAGCGATTAGCAAAGTATGATGTAAAAGGTTCTATGGCTCATTGTAAAATGCTGGCAGAAGTAGGTATTATTTCCAACGAAGAAGCAGCGCAGATGACTGCTGTTTTATCCGAAGTTTTACAGAATATCGAAGATGGGAACTTTGAAATAGATCAGGAGGCAGAAGATATCCATTCGCAAATCGAAGCAATCCTGATTGAAAAATTAGGAGATACAGGAAAGAAGATTCATACGGCAAGATCCAGAAATGATCAGGTTTTATTAGATATCAAACTGTATTTATTGGACGAGATTCGTGAAATAGCAAGCCTTACGGATGAGTTCTTTCAGCTTTTGATCACATTGGCGGAACAACATAAAAACGTATTGTTACCTGGGTATACCCACTTGCAGATTGCTATGCCCTCTTCTTTCGGACTATGGTTTGGAGCATATGCGGAGGCATTGTTGGACGATGTTGAGATGTTATTTTCAGTAAAAAATATCATTAATAAAAATCCACTAGGTTCTGCTGCTGGTTATGGTTCTTCTTTTCCAATCGACCGGGAGAGTACCACCTATAATCTGGGATTTCAAACCATGAATTATAATGCAGTATATGCTCAGATGACCCGAGGGAAGTCTGAAAAGCTGTTAGCAATGGCAATGGCTACCATAGCAGGAACACTTGGTAAATTTGCTTATGATGTATGTCTGTATCTGAGTCAGAATTTTGACTTTATCAGCTTCCCTAAAGAATTTACAACAGGAAGCAGTATTATGCCGCATAAGAAGAATCCTGATATTTTTGAGCTGGTGCGGGCGAGATGTAATAGAATTCAATCTTTACCTAATGAATTGATTTTATTAACGAATAACCTGCCTTCCGGATATCATAGAGATGTGCAGTTGACAAAAGAAATTTTATTCCCTGCAATTGATTCTTTAAAAGAATGTCTTGAGATTCTAAACTATACCTTACCTAATATTAAAGTGAGAGAGGGAATCCTGGAAGATGAGAAATATAAATACCTTTTCAGTGTGGAGAAAATAAATGAAGAGGTAAAAAATGGAAGTTCATTCCGTGATGCCTATGTCAAAGTAGGGCAGGAGATAGAGAATAATGCTTTTGATTTTGAAATAGAGAATCTAAACCATACTCATCAGGGAAGTATTGGAAATCTTTGTCTGGATAAAGTAAGCTATCAGTTTAATAAGCTGAAAAATAAAATATTGGGTTAA
- a CDS encoding Rossmann-fold NAD(P)-binding domain-containing protein, which yields MKNFTAVSDIENLQETIKKALNIKENPLSETEKGKGKTIGLVFLNSSLRTRLSSQIAAQNLGLNVLTLNAAQEAWNLEFADGAVMNGDTVEHIKDAIEVLNQYCDIIAVRCFAGMKSKEDDVNESILSQFQKHAKVPVISLESATRHPLQSLADCITITENWKEDHKPKVVLTWAPHIKPIAQAVANSFTEWMHEMDVDFVIANPEGYDLDKNFTKDTKIIHNQEEALKDADFIYVKNWSSFDDYAAMPEVKENWMLTGEKLKETNNGKVMHCLPVRRNVELSDEVMDGENSIIYQQAKNRIFSAQAVFSEILDEINFTK from the coding sequence ATGAAAAATTTTACCGCTGTAAGTGATATTGAAAACTTGCAGGAAACTATAAAAAAAGCTTTAAATATAAAAGAAAACCCACTTTCCGAAACTGAAAAAGGAAAGGGAAAAACAATAGGACTGGTATTCTTGAACTCAAGTTTAAGAACCCGTTTAAGCAGTCAGATTGCAGCTCAGAATTTAGGATTGAATGTTCTTACATTGAATGCTGCGCAAGAAGCATGGAATCTTGAGTTTGCTGATGGAGCAGTAATGAATGGTGATACTGTAGAACATATTAAAGATGCTATTGAAGTATTAAATCAATATTGCGATATTATTGCAGTTCGTTGTTTTGCAGGAATGAAAAGTAAGGAAGATGATGTAAATGAAAGTATTTTAAGTCAATTTCAAAAACACGCCAAAGTTCCGGTTATTTCATTAGAATCAGCAACTCGTCATCCTTTACAGAGTCTGGCAGACTGCATTACGATAACAGAAAACTGGAAAGAAGATCATAAACCAAAGGTTGTATTGACTTGGGCTCCGCATATTAAACCTATTGCCCAGGCTGTTGCGAACTCTTTTACCGAGTGGATGCATGAAATGGATGTGGACTTTGTCATTGCCAATCCTGAAGGATACGATTTGGATAAAAACTTTACTAAGGATACAAAAATCATTCATAATCAGGAGGAGGCTTTAAAAGATGCAGATTTTATCTACGTTAAAAACTGGTCTTCTTTTGATGATTATGCTGCTATGCCTGAAGTAAAGGAAAATTGGATGCTGACCGGAGAAAAGCTGAAAGAAACTAATAACGGAAAAGTAATGCATTGCCTTCCTGTCCGTCGTAATGTGGAATTGAGTGATGAAGTAATGGACGGGGAGAATTCTATTATTTATCAGCAGGCTAAAAACCGTATTTTCTCAGCACAAGCCGTGTTCAGTGAAATCTTAGATGAAATCAACTTCACTAAATAA
- the argC gene encoding N-acetyl-gamma-glutamyl-phosphate reductase produces the protein MKKVGIVGANGYTGSELVRLLAFHPMIELSFLYSRSNSGTKISDLYPDLATVCEMTLTDKPSQVEILFLCLPHKESQNWLSQNTVGDETLVIDLGNDFRLDGSFQNRNFIYGLPEINKKNLSGVKSIANPGCFATAIQLALLPLAEKGLLNEVYTTGITGSTGAGQSLQSTTHFTWRNDNISAYKTLTHQHVDEVLQQLNSFNDKKVGLNFIPWRGDFTRGIFTSSTVKSDLELSDIEQLYRDFYEEAPFVKVNERAIDLKQVVNTNRCVIHIEKNDNVVVIHSAIDNLLKGASGQAVQNMNIAMGWKENLGLDLKPVGF, from the coding sequence ATGAAGAAGGTTGGAATTGTAGGTGCTAACGGGTATACAGGGAGTGAATTGGTGCGTTTGCTGGCTTTTCACCCTATGATAGAATTGAGTTTTTTATATAGTCGTTCTAATTCGGGTACAAAGATTTCTGATCTGTACCCGGATTTAGCGACGGTTTGTGAAATGACTTTAACCGATAAGCCTTCACAAGTAGAAATTCTGTTCTTGTGTTTACCTCATAAAGAAAGCCAGAATTGGTTGAGCCAAAATACGGTTGGAGATGAGACCTTGGTTATTGATCTGGGAAATGATTTTCGTTTAGATGGTAGTTTCCAGAATAGAAATTTTATCTACGGACTGCCGGAAATCAATAAAAAAAATCTTTCAGGAGTCAAAAGTATTGCGAATCCGGGGTGTTTTGCAACAGCGATTCAACTTGCTTTATTGCCACTTGCTGAAAAAGGATTGCTGAATGAAGTATATACTACAGGAATTACAGGTTCTACAGGAGCCGGACAATCTTTGCAATCGACTACCCATTTTACGTGGCGTAATGATAATATTTCTGCATACAAAACTTTAACACATCAGCATGTGGATGAGGTCTTACAGCAGTTAAATTCTTTTAATGATAAGAAAGTAGGTTTGAATTTTATTCCTTGGCGCGGAGATTTTACGAGAGGGATTTTTACCAGCTCAACGGTCAAATCAGACTTGGAGCTTTCAGATATTGAGCAATTGTATCGTGATTTCTATGAAGAGGCACCTTTTGTAAAGGTGAATGAAAGGGCAATTGATCTAAAACAGGTTGTCAATACCAATCGCTGTGTGATTCATATAGAAAAGAATGATAATGTAGTGGTTATTCATTCGGCGATTGACAATTTGTTAAAAGGAGCTTCCGGACAGGCAGTTCAAAACATGAATATTGCAATGGGGTGGAAAGAGAATTTGGGACTGGATTTGAAGCCGGTGGGATTTTAG
- the argB gene encoding acetylglutamate kinase, protein MKDKLFVVKIGGALIDDEKLLDQFLEQFAGIQEKKILVHGGGKLATTLADKLGITQQLINGRRITDKATLDIVAMVYAGSINKNIVSKLQQRNCNALGLSGADANVIQAKKRNHPEIDFGFVGDIDEGSVHKKMISYFLYLDLVPVFSAITHDKNGNLLNTNADTIASIIAQALTEKYDVELLYCFDKEGVLEDVDNPDSIIKSVSQEDFSILKEEGKLHKGILPKLENALGAIKNNVNKVFLIKETELKNHIENHHAGTQICL, encoded by the coding sequence ATGAAAGATAAACTTTTTGTGGTCAAGATAGGAGGAGCTTTGATTGATGATGAGAAGCTGCTCGATCAGTTTTTAGAGCAGTTTGCAGGAATTCAGGAAAAGAAAATTCTGGTTCATGGTGGAGGAAAGCTGGCAACGACACTGGCTGATAAGTTGGGAATAACGCAGCAGCTGATCAATGGAAGAAGAATTACGGATAAAGCCACATTGGATATTGTAGCGATGGTGTATGCAGGAAGCATCAATAAAAACATTGTTTCCAAGCTACAACAGAGAAATTGTAATGCTTTAGGACTTTCAGGGGCTGATGCTAATGTGATTCAGGCTAAAAAAAGAAACCATCCTGAAATAGATTTTGGATTTGTAGGGGATATAGATGAAGGAAGTGTTCATAAAAAAATGATTTCCTATTTCCTTTATTTGGATCTGGTTCCTGTATTCTCTGCAATCACCCATGATAAAAACGGGAATCTTTTAAATACCAATGCAGATACTATTGCTTCCATTATTGCGCAGGCATTGACAGAAAAGTACGATGTAGAATTATTATACTGTTTTGATAAAGAAGGCGTATTGGAAGATGTGGATAATCCTGATTCTATTATTAAAAGTGTCTCCCAGGAAGATTTCTCAATTTTAAAAGAAGAAGGGAAATTGCACAAAGGAATTTTACCCAAGCTTGAGAATGCGCTGGGTGCAATAAAAAACAATGTGAATAAGGTGTTTCTGATTAAAGAAACCGAGTTGAAGAACCATATAGAAAATCATCATGCAGGCACTCAAATCTGTTTATAG
- a CDS encoding Lrp/AsnC family transcriptional regulator, with protein sequence MDAKDKMILSIIQEDSTLSVKEISERIGLTFTPTYERIKQLEKQGVIEKYVGLLNREKLGLNIVVYCNVRLKEQSKKVLETFEKNISKYDEVQEIISLSGEYDYMLKIIAKDINSYNDFAVSVISNIPNIGQYHSSIVLHEVKKSTKFKIDLA encoded by the coding sequence ATGGATGCTAAAGACAAAATGATTCTCAGTATTATTCAGGAAGACTCTACTCTATCTGTAAAAGAAATTTCAGAAAGGATAGGTCTTACTTTCACTCCGACGTATGAACGTATCAAACAATTGGAGAAACAGGGAGTCATTGAAAAATATGTAGGTCTTCTCAACCGCGAAAAGCTGGGTCTCAATATTGTAGTGTATTGTAATGTCCGTCTTAAAGAGCAATCCAAAAAAGTTTTGGAAACTTTCGAGAAAAACATTAGCAAATATGACGAAGTACAGGAAATCATCAGCCTTTCCGGCGAATATGATTATATGCTTAAAATCATTGCAAAGGATATCAATTCTTATAATGATTTCGCTGTAAGTGTCATTTCCAATATCCCTAATATTGGGCAATATCACAGTTCTATTGTATTGCATGAGGTGAAAAAATCCACCAAATTCAAAATCGACCTCGCTTAA
- a CDS encoding aspartate carbamoyltransferase catalytic subunit, translating into MFTITELSTEKINSILTEAIAFANGKTAKIEGEVFCSNLFFEDSTRTKTSFDIAERKLGLQVVPFDASHSSVNKGESLYDTVKTIESLGVNLVVIRDKKDGFFEELKNITIPVINGGDGKGNHPSQCMLDLMTIYQEFGKFEGLKIGIVGDVKHSRVANSNAEALRRLGAKVYFSGPEDWFDEGALINGTYLSVDELIHDVDVLMLLRIQHERHDAKMSFSASDYHRRYGLTKEREKAMKKEAIIMHPAPINRGVEIDNDLVESERSRIFKQMQNGVFARMAILKNALEDKGFKFK; encoded by the coding sequence ATGTTTACGATTACAGAACTAAGTACCGAGAAAATCAACAGTATACTGACAGAAGCGATAGCTTTTGCAAATGGGAAAACTGCTAAAATAGAAGGCGAAGTTTTTTGCTCAAATCTATTTTTTGAAGACAGCACGAGAACAAAAACAAGTTTCGATATTGCTGAAAGAAAATTAGGTCTTCAGGTGGTTCCTTTTGATGCTTCCCATAGCTCTGTAAACAAAGGGGAGAGTTTATACGATACAGTAAAGACGATTGAAAGTTTAGGAGTAAACTTAGTCGTAATACGGGATAAGAAAGACGGCTTCTTTGAAGAATTAAAAAATATTACTATTCCAGTGATCAACGGAGGAGACGGAAAAGGAAATCACCCGTCACAATGTATGCTGGACTTAATGACGATCTATCAGGAATTTGGAAAATTTGAAGGTCTTAAAATAGGAATTGTCGGAGATGTAAAGCACAGCAGGGTTGCTAATTCTAATGCGGAAGCTTTGAGAAGATTAGGTGCTAAAGTGTACTTTTCCGGTCCGGAAGATTGGTTTGATGAAGGAGCTTTAATCAATGGAACATATCTGTCAGTAGATGAGCTGATCCATGATGTAGATGTTTTAATGCTGCTGAGAATCCAGCATGAGAGACATGATGCGAAAATGAGTTTCTCAGCTTCAGATTATCATAGAAGATATGGTTTGACGAAAGAAAGAGAGAAAGCGATGAAAAAAGAAGCGATCATTATGCATCCCGCACCGATCAACAGAGGGGTGGAAATCGACAACGATTTAGTGGAAAGTGAGCGTTCAAGAATTTTTAAGCAAATGCAAAACGGAGTCTTCGCAAGAATGGCGATACTTAAAAATGCTTTGGAAGATAAAGGGTTTAAATTTAAATAA
- the argG gene encoding argininosuccinate synthase codes for MKKKVILAFSGGLDTSYCAKYLSETLGYEVYAVTVNTGGFSKEEEKELEKKALHLGVKEYRCIDAQEDYYNSCVKYLIFGNVLKNNTYPLSVSAERTIQAQEIAKYALEANADAIAHGSTGAGNDQVRFDLIFQVMAPDVEIITPIRDMALSREEEIEFLKSHGYDLEFQKAQYSVNKGLWGTSVGGKETLTSRNNLPEEAFPSQIKVTDPSELEIEFKKGEIISVNGVSYEHPVYAIQKIEQLASAYGIGRDIHVGDTIVGIKGRVGFEAAAASVIIKAHHLLEKHTLSKYQQMMKSQLSDWYGNWLHEALFLDPVMRNIESFLSDSQEMVTGKVFVTLYPYRFVLNGIESDHDLMSDQFGSYGEANRAWSGDDVKGYTKIVSNSLNIYHQINGVKI; via the coding sequence ATGAAAAAGAAAGTAATCTTAGCGTTTAGCGGTGGTTTGGATACCTCTTACTGTGCTAAATATCTTAGTGAAACACTAGGTTATGAAGTGTACGCAGTAACTGTAAATACAGGAGGTTTTTCTAAAGAAGAAGAGAAAGAACTGGAAAAGAAAGCCTTACATCTTGGGGTAAAAGAATACAGGTGCATCGACGCGCAGGAAGATTACTACAATTCATGTGTTAAATATCTGATCTTCGGAAATGTGCTTAAAAACAATACGTATCCACTTTCAGTAAGTGCAGAACGTACGATTCAGGCTCAGGAAATTGCAAAATATGCTTTGGAAGCAAATGCAGATGCTATTGCTCATGGGAGTACAGGTGCCGGGAATGATCAGGTTCGTTTTGATCTGATATTTCAGGTAATGGCTCCTGATGTGGAGATTATAACACCGATTCGTGACATGGCATTGTCCAGAGAAGAAGAAATAGAATTTTTGAAAAGCCATGGATATGATTTGGAATTTCAAAAAGCCCAATATTCAGTTAATAAAGGACTTTGGGGGACTTCAGTAGGAGGAAAAGAGACATTGACTTCAAGAAATAATCTGCCTGAAGAAGCTTTTCCGTCGCAGATTAAAGTGACAGATCCTTCAGAGCTTGAAATTGAATTTAAAAAAGGAGAGATCATTTCTGTGAACGGAGTGTCTTACGAACATCCTGTTTATGCGATTCAGAAGATTGAACAGCTGGCTTCTGCTTATGGAATCGGCCGTGACATTCATGTAGGGGATACTATTGTTGGAATCAAAGGGAGAGTAGGATTTGAAGCTGCTGCGGCATCGGTTATTATCAAAGCTCATCATTTATTAGAAAAGCATACTTTATCTAAATATCAGCAGATGATGAAGTCTCAATTGTCCGATTGGTATGGTAACTGGCTTCATGAAGCATTGTTTTTAGATCCTGTCATGAGAAATATAGAATCTTTCTTATCAGACTCTCAGGAGATGGTAACTGGAAAAGTTTTTGTTACACTATATCCGTACAGATTTGTTCTGAATGGAATTGAATCTGATCATGATTTAATGTCTGATCAATTCGGAAGCTATGGAGAAGCGAATCGTGCATGGAGTGGAGATGATGTAAAAGGGTATACTAAAATTGTAAGTAATTCACTGAATATTTATCATCAGATTAACGGAGTGAAAATATGA
- a CDS encoding aspartate aminotransferase family protein: MNLFNVYPLFNINPVKAQGSFLWDDKGEKYLDFYGGHAVISIGHNHPHYQSKLKDQLDKISFYSNSVQNELQTELAEKLGELSGYQDYNLFLCNSGAEANENALKLASFHNGKSKVIYFSGAFHGRTSAAVSVTDNPKIVAPVNYSERFIKSEWNNIEQLEEIFKTQGNDISSVIIEGIQGVGGIMIPTAEFLSKIKELCEQHNAVLILDEVQSGYGRSGYFFAHQEFGVQPDIITIAKGMGNGFPIGGVLIHPKFKASNGLLGTTFGGNHLACAAAIAVLDVMKDENLMANAENMGQYIENEIKDFPHIKSIRRKGLMIGIELDRDCSEVRKSLLYDHHIFTGNSNDKSVLRILPALNIRKEETNLFINALKGVLQESCEIV, translated from the coding sequence ATGAACTTATTCAACGTATATCCATTATTCAATATCAATCCTGTAAAAGCTCAGGGATCATTTCTCTGGGATGATAAGGGAGAAAAGTATCTTGATTTTTACGGAGGACATGCCGTAATTTCTATTGGTCATAATCATCCGCATTATCAGTCGAAACTGAAAGATCAGTTAGATAAAATTTCTTTTTATTCCAATTCAGTACAGAATGAATTGCAAACTGAACTGGCTGAGAAGCTTGGGGAATTATCAGGATATCAAGATTATAATCTCTTTCTGTGTAATTCCGGTGCAGAAGCCAATGAAAATGCTTTAAAACTAGCTTCTTTTCATAATGGGAAAAGCAAAGTGATTTATTTTTCGGGAGCATTTCATGGACGAACTTCTGCGGCTGTTTCAGTAACGGATAATCCTAAAATTGTAGCACCGGTTAATTATTCCGAACGCTTCATTAAATCGGAATGGAATAATATCGAACAGCTGGAAGAAATATTTAAAACCCAGGGAAATGATATTTCTTCTGTTATTATTGAAGGAATCCAGGGAGTAGGAGGAATTATGATTCCGACAGCAGAGTTTTTATCTAAAATTAAAGAATTGTGTGAACAGCATAATGCTGTTTTGATTTTAGACGAAGTACAATCTGGATATGGAAGATCAGGATACTTCTTTGCTCATCAGGAATTTGGAGTTCAACCGGATATCATCACTATCGCAAAAGGAATGGGAAATGGATTCCCTATTGGAGGTGTTTTGATTCATCCGAAATTTAAAGCAAGTAATGGTTTATTAGGAACTACTTTTGGGGGAAATCATTTGGCTTGTGCAGCTGCAATTGCTGTCCTGGATGTTATGAAGGATGAGAACCTGATGGCCAATGCTGAAAATATGGGACAATATATTGAAAATGAAATTAAGGACTTTCCACACATTAAATCTATCCGAAGGAAAGGACTGATGATTGGAATTGAGCTGGATAGGGATTGCTCGGAAGTGAGGAAAAGTCTGCTTTACGATCATCATATTTTTACTGGAAATTCTAATGATAAGTCTGTACTGAGGATTCTTCCTGCACTTAATATCAGGAAAGAGGAAACAAATCTTTTCATCAATGCTTTGAAAGGTGTTTTGCAGGAGAGTTGTGAAATTGTTTAA